The following nucleotide sequence is from Ferroacidibacillus organovorans.
AATCAGGTGTTGCGCACAAACCTTCACAAGGCAGGGATTGAGTTGGTTGATGCGAAGTTTGAATTTGGTTTGACGCAAGATGGAACACTCATCTTGGCAGATGAAATATCTCCCGACACGTGCCGCTTCTGGGACACGTCTACAGAAGAAAAGCTCGACAAAGACCGCTTTCGCCGCGATTTGGGCGGCGTGATGGAAGCGTACCAGGAAATTCTGCGCAGAATTAAGGGGGTCCAAGCGTGAATTTTATTGCAAGCATTCGCGTGACGCTCAAAGAGAGCGTGCTTGATCCACAAGGCAGCGCCGTCGTTCACGCGCTGCACAGTTTATCGTTTTCTTCTGTGAGTGATGTGCGTATCGGAAAATATATGGAAGTGGCGTTTCAAGCGCAAGACGAACAGGCGGCGCGCACACAGGTTTCGCGCATGTGCGAGCAGCTTCTTACAAACCCTGTGATTGAAACCTATTCGTTTACACTCGCGGAGGTGCGCGAATGAACTGCGCCGTTCTTCAATTTCCGGGAAGCAACTGCGATCAGGATGCGGTCAAAGCGGTGGCGAGCACGCTCTCTTTAAAGGCGGATCTGGTGTGGCATGAGACGGTGGATCTGAGCGCGTACGACCTGATCATCGTGCCGGGGGGCTTTTCGTACGGCGACTACCTTCGCGCAGGAGCCATCGCCCGGTTTTCAAAAGCGATGCACGCGACCGTGGCAGCGGCAGAGCGTGGCGCGTACGTCCTTGGCATCTGCAACGGGTTTCAGATTTTGACGGAGGCGGGGCTGCTTCCGGGGGCGCTGCGCCGCAATGACCATCGCCAGTTTCGCTGTGACATGGTGGAATTAGAAGTGGTCAATGGCGCGACGAATTTTACGCGCGCGTATGAAAAATCGCGCGTGACGATTCCGATCGCACACGGTGAAGGCAATTATTATGTCGATGATGAGATGCTAAAACGTTTAGAAGAAAACCAACAGATCGTGTTTCGCTATGCGAGTGAACAGAGCCCGAACGGGTCTGTCGCAAATATCGCCGGTGTCATCAATGAGCGCGGCAATGTGCTCGGGATGATGCCACACCCTGAGCGCGCAGTGAGCGAACGTCTCGGATCGACAGACGGGATTTCGCTGTTTCGCTCCATCCTGACGAGTTGGAGGGATGGCCATGCGTCGTGAACCAACGGAGCAAGAGATTCGCGATCAGCGGATGTATGTGAAATTTGGGCTGACAGACGATGAGTACGCGCGCATCTGCACGCGCCTGGGGCGTCTTCCAAACTATACAGAGACGGGCGTCTTTAGCGTCATGTGGTCAGAGCACTGCAGTTACAAAAGCTCGCGCAAGCACCTGCGCCGTTTCCCGACTAAAGGGTCGCACGTCTTGCAAGGCCCAGGCGAAAACGCGGGGATTATCGACATCGGGGACAATCTCGCGGTTTCCTTTAAAATGGAGAGCCACAACCACCCGACGGCGGTCGAACCGTACCAGGGCGCGGCAACCGGTGTCGGCGGGATCATTCGCGACGTGTTTACGATGGGTGCGCGGCCGATTGCGCTGCTCAACAGTTTGCGCTTTGGCACACTCGATCAGGCGCGCACGCGCTACTTGTTCTCGCACGCGGTTGAAGGGATCGCATTTTACGGCAACTGCATCGGCATCCCGACGGTGGGCGGTGAGGTGGTGTTTGACGCGCGCTATGCAGAAAACCCGCTCGTCAACGCCATGTGCATTGGGCTCATGACGCACGATCAAATCGCGACAGGCCACGCCAGCGGTGTCGGTAACCCGGTGCTTGTCGTCGGCGCAAAGACAGGGCGCGACGGCATTCACGGCGCGACGTTTGCGTCGGCGCAAGACCCGAACGAAAAAGAGCGGTCTGCCGTTCAGGTGGGCGATCCGTTTATGGAAAAACTTCTTCTTGAAGCGTGCCTCGAGCTGATCGCGACAGGGCGCGTCGTCGGGATTCAGGATATGGGTGCGGCGGGACTCACATCATCATCCGCAGAAATGGCGAGCCGCGCAGGCAGCGGTCTGACGCTTGATGTGTCGCGCGTGCCGTGCCGCGAAACGGGCATGAGCCCGTATGAGATCATGCTGTCTGAGTCGCAGGAGCGAATGCTCGTCGTCATGAAAGAGGGCGAATCGGCAATCGCCGAGGAGATCTTCGCGAAGTGGGGCCTTGAGGCGACGGTGATTGGGCGCGTGACGGACGACGGATATCTTCGCATCACGGAAGGAGAGCGTGTCGCGGCGGAACTGCCAATCAAGGCGCTGGTGGACGAGGCGCCCGTGCTTGATCGGCCCGCAGTGCGCCCGGCATATCTTGATCAGCTACGTGTTGCGCCTGTGCGGCTTTCGGCGCAGGGCGATATGACCGAGACGCTGCTGGCGCTCGTCGCGGAACCGACGATTGCGAGCAAGGAGTGGGTGTATCGCCAGTACGACACGATGGTGCGCACGGAAACGCTCGTTCGTCCCGGTGCCGACGCGGCGGTCATCGGCATCCCCGATTCGCAAAAGGCGATCGCGACTTCGGCGGATGGCAATGGCAAATATGTCTATCTCAATCCGCGCCAAGGCGGTGCCATGGCGGTGGCTGAAGCGGCGCGAAACATCGTGTGCACAGGTGCTCGTCCACTTGCGGTGACGGATTGTCTCAATTACGGAAACCCAGAGAAGCCGGAGATTTTTTATCAATTCCGCGAGTCAATCGACGGCATGAGCGAGGCGTGCGAGCGTCTCGGAACGCCTGTGATCAGCGGCAATGTCTCGTTTTACAACGAAACCGGGGGCCAAGACATCTACCCAACGCCGATCATCGGGATGGTCGGTCTACTCGAACAGGCGGAGCGGCTTGTCACGAGTGCGTTCAAGCGCGGCGAAGGCGCCGTGTATCTGCTTGCGCCAAAAGGGCAGTCGATTCGCGACGGTCTCGGCGGCTCGGCATACCTTGCCATGAAGCGACCGGACGAGGCGCTTTCGTATCAGCTTCCCGCGTTTGACCTGGATGCAGAAAAAACGGTGCAAGACGCGTGCCTGACGCTTGCCGAGGCGGGTGTGCTCGCAGCGGCGCATGACGTCTCGGATGGCGGTCTCGCAGTAGCGCTCGCCGAGTCGTGCGTGCAGGGCGATGTCGGTATCGCTGTGGCGGTTTCGGTCGCCGCAGATGACGAGCAGGAGGCGCTGCTGTTTGGGGAGTCGCCAAGCCGCATCCTCGTGCAGGTTTGCGCAGGACAAGAAAAACGCCTGAAAGAGCTTGTGTCGTCGTTTTCTGTTTCCCTTCTTCCGCTTGGCGACGTCACAGAGACGGATCGCTTTCACATCACGCTGAACGAGAAGACAGCGATCGACGCGGAGGTTTCGGCGCTGCGCGACGCATGGCGGGGGGCGATTGCATCGTGGATGAACTGATGATGGACCGCATGCACGAAGAGTGTGGCGTCTTTGGCATTTGGGGGCATCCGGAAGCGGCTCAACTGACGTATTACGGACTATACGCACTGCAGCACCGCGGTCAGGAGAGCGCGGGGATCGCAAGCATTGACGAGATGACGATGCACAGCCATCGCGGCATGGGGCTTGTCACAGAGGTGTTTGGCGGCGATCGCCTGAAGGGTCTGCGCGGTCACGCGGCAGTCGGTCACGTCCGCTACTCGACGACCGGGGACAGTCGGTTGGCAAACGCCCAACCGCTCGTCTTTTCCTACCATCAAGGGAATATGGCGCTCGCACACAACGGGAATCTTGTAAACGCCATGACGATTCGCGACAGGCTTGAGCGCCAGGGCAGCATCTTTCAGTCGACAAGCGATACGGAAGTGGTTGCACATCTGATTGCGCGCGGCGGCTATCCGACGGTGATTGAGAATGTGCGCGACAGCATGGCGATGATCAAGGGCGGGTACGCATTTGTCATCCTGGTCGACGACGCGCTGATCGCCATGCGCGATCCGCAGGGGTTGCGCCCGATGGCCCTTGGACGCCTTGGAGACGCCTATGTGGTGGCGTCGGAGACGTGCGCGTTTGACACGGTGGGCGCGACATTTTTACGCGATGTGGAGCCAGGCGAGATGATAGTGATCACGTCTGAGGGGCTTCACACGGAGCGATTTGCCGACGCCTCGCGAAAAGCGCTGTGCACGTTTGAGTATATTTATTTTGCGCGCCCGGACAGCGACATCGACGGGTACAACGTCCACATGGTGCGCAAGCACCTGGGGAAAATTCTCGCACGCGAGGCGCCGGTTGAGGCGGATGTCGTAATCGGCGTGCCGGACAGCTCCATTTCGGCGGCGATCGGCTTTGCGGAAGAGTCACACACACCGTATGAGATTGGGCTTATTAAAAACAAGTACAGCGGGCGCACATTTATCCAGCCTTCGCAGGAGTTGCGCAATCTTGGCGTGCGCCTGAAGCTGAGCGCCGTGCGCAAGATCGTGGATCAAAAGCGCGTGGTGATGGTGGATGACTCGCTGGTGCGCGGAACGACGAGCGCGCGGCTTGTCACGCTGCTGCGGGAGGCGGGAGCCACAGAGGTTCACGTGCGCATCTCGTCGCCTCCGGTCAAGCACTCGTGTTTTTACGGGATCGATACGTCGGCGCGTGAGGAACTGATCGCGTCGCAAAAATCAGTCGATGAGATTCGCGACTTTATCGGGGCAGACAGTCTGGCGTTTTTGACGGAAGACGCGATGCTCTCGGCGTTTGGCGTCGAACGCGGAAAGCCGCACGGGTTTTGTAATGCCTGTTTCACGGGACTCTATCCGACGGAAGTGTACCAGACGAACAAGCGCGCTTTGGAAAGGCAGGTTAAAGTGTGACCGAACAAAAGAGAGACGCGTTTGTGCCGCGCGATCTGTACCGCGAGGCGGGCGTGGACATCGATGCGGGAAA
It contains:
- the purF gene encoding amidophosphoribosyltransferase, producing MVDELMMDRMHEECGVFGIWGHPEAAQLTYYGLYALQHRGQESAGIASIDEMTMHSHRGMGLVTEVFGGDRLKGLRGHAAVGHVRYSTTGDSRLANAQPLVFSYHQGNMALAHNGNLVNAMTIRDRLERQGSIFQSTSDTEVVAHLIARGGYPTVIENVRDSMAMIKGGYAFVILVDDALIAMRDPQGLRPMALGRLGDAYVVASETCAFDTVGATFLRDVEPGEMIVITSEGLHTERFADASRKALCTFEYIYFARPDSDIDGYNVHMVRKHLGKILAREAPVEADVVIGVPDSSISAAIGFAEESHTPYEIGLIKNKYSGRTFIQPSQELRNLGVRLKLSAVRKIVDQKRVVMVDDSLVRGTTSARLVTLLREAGATEVHVRISSPPVKHSCFYGIDTSAREELIASQKSVDEIRDFIGADSLAFLTEDAMLSAFGVERGKPHGFCNACFTGLYPTEVYQTNKRALERQVKV
- the purL gene encoding phosphoribosylformylglycinamidine synthase subunit PurL encodes the protein MAMRREPTEQEIRDQRMYVKFGLTDDEYARICTRLGRLPNYTETGVFSVMWSEHCSYKSSRKHLRRFPTKGSHVLQGPGENAGIIDIGDNLAVSFKMESHNHPTAVEPYQGAATGVGGIIRDVFTMGARPIALLNSLRFGTLDQARTRYLFSHAVEGIAFYGNCIGIPTVGGEVVFDARYAENPLVNAMCIGLMTHDQIATGHASGVGNPVLVVGAKTGRDGIHGATFASAQDPNEKERSAVQVGDPFMEKLLLEACLELIATGRVVGIQDMGAAGLTSSSAEMASRAGSGLTLDVSRVPCRETGMSPYEIMLSESQERMLVVMKEGESAIAEEIFAKWGLEATVIGRVTDDGYLRITEGERVAAELPIKALVDEAPVLDRPAVRPAYLDQLRVAPVRLSAQGDMTETLLALVAEPTIASKEWVYRQYDTMVRTETLVRPGADAAVIGIPDSQKAIATSADGNGKYVYLNPRQGGAMAVAEAARNIVCTGARPLAVTDCLNYGNPEKPEIFYQFRESIDGMSEACERLGTPVISGNVSFYNETGGQDIYPTPIIGMVGLLEQAERLVTSAFKRGEGAVYLLAPKGQSIRDGLGGSAYLAMKRPDEALSYQLPAFDLDAEKTVQDACLTLAEAGVLAAAHDVSDGGLAVALAESCVQGDVGIAVAVSVAADDEQEALLFGESPSRILVQVCAGQEKRLKELVSSFSVSLLPLGDVTETDRFHITLNEKTAIDAEVSALRDAWRGAIASWMN
- the purQ gene encoding phosphoribosylformylglycinamidine synthase subunit PurQ, whose translation is MNCAVLQFPGSNCDQDAVKAVASTLSLKADLVWHETVDLSAYDLIIVPGGFSYGDYLRAGAIARFSKAMHATVAAAERGAYVLGICNGFQILTEAGLLPGALRRNDHRQFRCDMVELEVVNGATNFTRAYEKSRVTIPIAHGEGNYYVDDEMLKRLEENQQIVFRYASEQSPNGSVANIAGVINERGNVLGMMPHPERAVSERLGSTDGISLFRSILTSWRDGHAS
- the purS gene encoding phosphoribosylformylglycinamidine synthase subunit PurS, which produces MASIRVTLKESVLDPQGSAVVHALHSLSFSSVSDVRIGKYMEVAFQAQDEQAARTQVSRMCEQLLTNPVIETYSFTLAEVRE